Genomic segment of Serinicoccus hydrothermalis:
TGCGCCGCCAGATCCAGGAAACCGCCAAGGTCGAGACGGACGCTGCCCCCGCGCCCGGTCCCCGGAAGCCGATCTCGGAGCGGCTCCGCCCGCACCTGTCCGGTGTAGCCATCGTGATGGGCCTGTCCGCAGGCGGATCCATCATGTTCTACACCTGGCTGATCTTTGCCCCGACCTACGCCCAGGTCGCACGCGGGCAGGACCCCGACAGTGCCCTGGCCGCGGCTCTCCTTGCACAGGTCGTCTTCCTCGCCGCGCTCCCGCTCATGGGCCTGCTCGGTGACCGAGTGGGCCGCCGGCCCATGATCATCGCCTTCGGGGCCGGGTTCCTCGCCCTCTCGTTCCCCCTCAACCGCATGATCGACGGCAGCTTCGGCGGACTCTTCCTCGCTATGACCATCGCGCTCCTGCTGCTCGCGTGCCTCTTCGCAGTCAACGGAGCCGTGTGGGCCGAGGTGTTCCCCACCGCAGTCCGCGCCGCTGGCGTCGCAGCCCCGCTCTCCCTTGCCACGGCCATCTTCGGCGGCACCGCTCCCTACCTGAACACCTGGTTCGCCAGCAACAACCTCCAGGACGTCTTCATCTGGTACCTCATGGGCATCACCGCCATCACCCTGCTCACCGGTCTCCTTGCCCCGGAGACCCGCCACTGGAGGCTAGACCGCACCACCTGATCACGACTCCACCAACACGAGTAGGGCCGCCATCACCGCAAGGATGACGGCGGCCCTTGTCAACGGCACGCGGATGTTCTCCAACTCCGGCGCCACGGCATACTCCGCCAGCAAGGCAGGCCAGGTCGCCATGACCAAGCTGCTGGCCGTCGAGCTCGGGCCGCGCGGCATCCGCCTCAACGTGGTGTGCCCCGGGGCGATCGACACCGAGATCGACGACAACACGCGGGCGGCGAACGAGGACGTGAAGATCCCGGTCGAGTTCCCGCAGGGCGAGATCCCACTCACTCAGGGGACTCCTGGCTCGGCGCAGCAGGTGGCCGAGCTCGTGACCTTCCTCGCCTCGGACGCGGCCGGCCACCTCAGCGGCACCGAGGTGTGGGTCGACGGGGCGCAGTCGCTGCTGCAGGGGTGACCGGGGGGACCGGCAGCACTCAGCGCCGCAGTCCTTCCTGGACCCACGGGCCGGTGTCGACCTGATCAGGCACTGACGGTGGCGTGCGGCAGCGCCACGATCGGGCTCGTGGACGGTGATCCAGCACTGCACGCCTATCTCAGCTACTCGGACGCCCAGGCCGGGCTGAGATGGCTGGGGCAGGTGAGGTTCAGCGTCGTCGCGCGCCAGGA
This window contains:
- a CDS encoding MFS transporter, with the translated sequence MTSNSDSAVGPGTTLVDTQGHRARDLIAVNAGNTLEWYDWTIYTIFAPYFASQFFRSDDSVSALLATLAVFAVGFITRPLGGWLFGRYADRRGRKTALTLAMAIVAIGSLVIAVSPTYGAVGVLASVILLLARLVQGLAHGGEMGTAVTYLVERAPEGRRALWGSSSWVSVIIGTILATLTGLAVTSLLTEAQIESWGWRVAFGLGGILGLYALWLRRQIQETAKVETDAAPAPGPRKPISERLRPHLSGVAIVMGLSAGGSIMFYTWLIFAPTYAQVARGQDPDSALAAALLAQVVFLAALPLMGLLGDRVGRRPMIIAFGAGFLALSFPLNRMIDGSFGGLFLAMTIALLLLACLFAVNGAVWAEVFPTAVRAAGVAAPLSLATAIFGGTAPYLNTWFASNNLQDVFIWYLMGITAITLLTGLLAPETRHWRLDRTT
- a CDS encoding SDR family oxidoreductase — translated: MTAALVNGTRMFSNSGATAYSASKAGQVAMTKLLAVELGPRGIRLNVVCPGAIDTEIDDNTRAANEDVKIPVEFPQGEIPLTQGTPGSAQQVAELVTFLASDAAGHLSGTEVWVDGAQSLLQG